The segment CGTCGAACTGGTCGACGGCGAGCGCCGCATCCGCACCGACGGCCCCGGGGCGCCCGGCCTCGCCGCGGCCGACGGCGTGCGCCTGGCGGCGGAGGCCATCCGCCCGCTGCTCGAGGCGCTCCCGATCGATCGGGCGTCGCTGCGGTGCATCGGAGTCGGCGCCGCGGGCGCCTGGGCTTCTCCGGATGCGGCCGCCGAGCTCGCGCATCTGCTGCACGATGCGACGGGCGCCGCGGCGGCCGTGACCTCCGACGTCGTCACCGCGCACGCGGGCGCGCTCGGCGGGGGCGAGGGCGTGCTGCTCATCGCGGGCACAGGCGCCGTGGCGCTGGGCACGGATGCCGCGGACGCCCGTCTCGTCGACGGCTGGGGCCCCGACCTGGGCGACTTCGGCAGCGGTTCCTGGCTCGGCCGCGAAGCCGTGCGCGCCGTGCTCGGCGCCCGCGACGGCCTGGGGGCAGGAACGGCCCTGTCGGCCGCGCTGGACGCGCACATCGGCGACGAGGCCTCGCCGATCACCTGGCTGGCGGCGCGTGAACCCGTCGCCCGCCGCCTCGCCACGGTCGCACCCCTCGTGCTCGACGCCGCCGAGGCCGGAGACGACGTCGCCGTCGGCATCCGCGACGAGGCCGTTCGCCTGCTCGTGCGCACCGCCTCCGCCGCGGCGGGCACAGGCAGCACTCCGATCGTCGTGCACGGCGGGCTCACCGTGCATCCGGGCTTCCATGCCGCGCTGACCGGTGCGCTCGCCGCGGCAGGATTCGACGTGCGGGATGCTGTCGGCGACGCCCTGCACGGCGCCACCCTGATCGCCCGCGATCCCTCCTCCCTCCACGAAAGGCGGGTCTACCGTGCGGGATGACACCACGCGCCTGCAGGAGCTCATCGACGAGCTCTCCGCCCTGTCGACCGAGACTGCCACCACCGACCGCGGCGACCTCGACCTGCTCACCACGATCGAGCTCGTGCGGCGGATGAACGCCGAAGACGCCCTCGTCGCCGGTGCCGTCGCGACGCAGAGCGAGGCGATCGCCGCGGCCGTCGACGGGATCACCGACCGCTTCCGCCGCGGCGGCCGGCTGCTCTACATCGGGGCGGGCACGGCGGGGCGCGTGGGTGTGCTCGATGCCTCGGAATGCCCGCCCACCTTCGGCACCGACCCGTCGATGGTGGTCGGCATCATCGCCGGCGGCGAGAAGGCCATCCGCTCCGCCGTGGAGAACGCCGAAGACGACGACGCCGCCGCGGCGCGGGAGCTGGCCGCGCTCTCGGTCGGACCCGACGACACCGTCGTGGGGATCTCGGCGTCGGGGCGCACGCCGTACGTGCTGGGCGGGCTGCGCCACGCGGCCGCCGTGGGCGCGCTGACCGTCGCCGTCGCCGCGAATGCCGCATCTCCCATCGGCGCCGCATCCGACATCGCCATCGAGACCGTCGTCGGGCCGGAGTTCATCACCGGGTCCACGCGGCTGAAGGCCGGCACCTCGCAGAAGCTCGTCGTCAACATGCTCACCACGTTGTCGATGATCCGGCTCGGCAAGACCTATCGCGGCGTGATGGTCGACCTGCGCGCGACGAACGAGAAGCTGCACGCCCGTTCCGCGCGCACCGTCATGCAGCTCACCGGCGTCGACGCGGCGGCGGCCGTGCGGGCGCTGCGCGAGGCCGACGGATCGGTCAAGCTCGCCCTGCTCACCGTCATGACCGGGGCGGATGCCACGGCGGGCGCGGCGGCGCTGGTCGCCTCGGACGGCATCCTGCGCGACGCCGTCGCCGCGCTGTCCTGACCGTCGCGCTGTCGCTCGCCGGGCGCGCTCTCCCTTCGCCGAGTGCACGGCTTCCCGCCGACTGCGCGGCTTGTTCCCGTGAATATCCCGCTCACTGGGCGGGAGGCCGTGCACTCGGGGTGGATGGCGTGGTGCGACCGAACCGATCTTGCGGCGCGCTAAGGAATCCCGGTTCTTGCCCTGTGGATCGGGAGGGCCCGGAGGCGGCGACTGCATA is part of the Microbacterium pseudoresistens genome and harbors:
- a CDS encoding N-acetylglucosamine kinase, encoding MPPTESTAVAVDLGKSRCRVELVDGERRIRTDGPGAPGLAAADGVRLAAEAIRPLLEALPIDRASLRCIGVGAAGAWASPDAAAELAHLLHDATGAAAAVTSDVVTAHAGALGGGEGVLLIAGTGAVALGTDAADARLVDGWGPDLGDFGSGSWLGREAVRAVLGARDGLGAGTALSAALDAHIGDEASPITWLAAREPVARRLATVAPLVLDAAEAGDDVAVGIRDEAVRLLVRTASAAAGTGSTPIVVHGGLTVHPGFHAALTGALAAAGFDVRDAVGDALHGATLIARDPSSLHERRVYRAG
- the murQ gene encoding N-acetylmuramic acid 6-phosphate etherase, whose translation is MRDDTTRLQELIDELSALSTETATTDRGDLDLLTTIELVRRMNAEDALVAGAVATQSEAIAAAVDGITDRFRRGGRLLYIGAGTAGRVGVLDASECPPTFGTDPSMVVGIIAGGEKAIRSAVENAEDDDAAAARELAALSVGPDDTVVGISASGRTPYVLGGLRHAAAVGALTVAVAANAASPIGAASDIAIETVVGPEFITGSTRLKAGTSQKLVVNMLTTLSMIRLGKTYRGVMVDLRATNEKLHARSARTVMQLTGVDAAAAVRALREADGSVKLALLTVMTGADATAGAAALVASDGILRDAVAALS